Proteins co-encoded in one Girardinichthys multiradiatus isolate DD_20200921_A chromosome 11, DD_fGirMul_XY1, whole genome shotgun sequence genomic window:
- the zbtb20 gene encoding zinc finger and BTB domain-containing protein 20, with product MTERIHNINLHNFSNSVLETLNEQRNRGHFCDVTVRIHGSMLRAHRCVLAAGSPFFQDKLLLGYSDIEIPSVVSVQSIQKLIDFMYSGILRVSQSEALQILTAASILQIKTVIDECTRIVSQNVGLAGPGGFPVIPGDSGQETPRGTPESGTSGPSSDAESGYMQVTSQQSVDRAYTSLYSYTGLSLQNGTRERSLYVNPLSANYPSNQRDQQSQDPPWINRIQERSQQVDRFMSTAESTHCRKQPRPVRIQTGGMHIKQEAEDEYTCYDDMGDCQDDTDHNEGVASESKVENFDSGVSSSISTEPDSMEQQPYLTGFSRDGVGEGQQGEGTPVQIEVSNSSLVRMQKTEDGDTSHSTSDSSMMQPLPNSIKLSPMSQYMRQIESHTSNLRMPLTVTSNSQVMGTAGSTFLPTLFPTQPSRDHKPFLYLPGQQQPQFVAVPPPAMPSFPNPMSVQQAPSQQQQAAGGIGPGEKKPYECTLCSKTFTAKQNYVKHMFVHTGEKPHQCSICWRSFSLKDYLIKHMVTHTGVRAYQCSICNKRFTQKSSLNVHMRLHRGEKSYECYICKKKFSHKTLLERHMALHSNASAITGLSVSVGTPGPVSIPMPISVPEPGAGVVALAMPVTGGAGVGAGVGTGVGVAAEASCQEGTTYVCSVCPAKFDQMELFNDHMRMHVSDG from the exons ATGACCGAGCGCATTCATAACATCAATCTCCACAACTTCAGCAATTCTGTACTTGAGACCCTCAATGAGCAGCGAAACCGTGGGCACTTCTGTGACGTGACTGTTCGGATCCATGGAAGCATGCTGCGAGCTCACCGGTGCGTGCTTGCCGCTGGAAGCCCATTCTTTCAGGACAAACTGCTCTTGGGCTACAGCGACATCGAGATCCCCTCTGTGGTCTCGGTGCAATCCATCCAGAAGCTGATTGACTTTATGTACAGTGGGATTCTGCGAGTGTCTCAGTCAGAGGCTCTGCAGATCCTCACCGCCGCCAGCATCCTGCAGATCAAGACCGTCATCGATGAGTGCACCCGCATCGTGTCTCAGAATGTGGGCCTGGCCGGGCCCGGGGGGTTTCCCGTTATACCAGGAGATTCTGGCCAGGAGACCCCCCGTGGAACACCAGAATCTGGCACCTCCGGGCCCAGCAGTGATGCAGAGTCAGGATATATGCAAGTAACATCACAGCAAAGTGTAGATCGGGCATACACATCACTGTACTCCTACACTGGCCTATCTCTGCAGAATGGCACCCGCGAGCGGTCCCTTTATGTCAACCCCCTGTCAGCAAATTACCCAAGCAATCAGAGGGACCAGCAATCTCAAGATCCACCATGGATAAATCGCATCCAGGAACGGTCCCAGCAAGTGGATCGCTTCATGTCCACTGCAGAGTCCACGCACTGCCGCAAGCAACCACGACCGGTACGCATCCAAACAGGAGGGATGCACATAAAGCAGGAGGCCGAAGACGAGTACACCTGCTATGATGATATGGGGGACTGCCAAGATGACACTGACCACAATGAGGGTGTGGCGAGCGAATCCAAGGTCGAAAACTTTGACTCAGGGGTGAGTTCCTCCATCAGTACAGAGCCAGacagcatggagcagcagccGTATCTGACAGGCTTCAGTCGAGATGGGGTTGGGGAAGGGCAGCAAGGCGAAGGAACTCCGGTGCAGATAGAGGTCAGCAACTCGTCCCTGGTGCGGATGCAAAAGACAGAGGATGGGGACACTTCCCACAGCACTAGTGACAGTAGCATGATGCAGCCCCTGCCAAACTCAATCAAACTCAGTCCTATGTCCCAGTATATGCGCCAGATAGAATCACACACCAGCAACCTGAGGATGCCGCTCACCGTGACCAGCAATTCCCAAGTGATGGGCACTGCTGGAAGCACCTTCCTGCCCACACTCTTCCCCACGCAGCCGTCTAGAGACCACAAGCCTTTCCTTTACCTTCCTGGCCAGCAGCAGCCCCAGTTTGTGGCAGTGCCGCCGCCTGCAATGCCATCATTCCCGAACCCCATGTCGGTACAGCAGGCGCCATctcagcagcagcaggctgCTGGAGGGATTGGTCCGGGGGAAAAGAAGCCCTATGAATGCACTCTCTGCAGTAAAACCTTTACTGCCAAACAGAATTACGTCAAACACATGTTTGTCCATACTG GTGAGAAGCCTCATCAGTGCAGCATCTGCTGGCGCTCGTTCTCCCTGAAGGATTACTTAATTAAACATATGGTGACACACACAGGGGTGCGGGCCTACCAATGCAGCATCTGCAACAAGCGTTTCACCCAGAAGAGCTCGCTGAACGTCCACATGCGGCTGCACCGTGGAGAGAAGTCCTATGAGTGCTACATCTGCAAGAAGAAGTTCTCACACAAGACCCTGCTGGAACGCCACATGGCCCTGCACAGCAACGCCAGTGCCATCACTGGGCTGTCTGTTAGTGTGGGCACCCCGGGCCCGGTCTCCATCCCCATGCCGATTTCCGTCCCCGAGCCTGGAGCTGGAGTTGTGGCCCTAGCCATGCCAGTGACTGGCGGCGCCGGTGTAGGGGCTGGGGTTGGAACGGGAGTGGGTGTAGCTGCGGAAGCAAGCTGCCAAGAAGGGACCACCTACGTGTGCTCCGTCTGCCCTGCCAAGTTCGACCAAATGGAGCTCTTCAATGACCACATGCGAATGCATGTCTCCGATGGATAa